A stretch of the Pseudomonas helvetica genome encodes the following:
- a CDS encoding PP2C family serine/threonine-protein phosphatase, translated as MRPSAGKTFKSASKSHVGMVRQVNEDACLDLPENGLWVVADGMGGHAAGDYVSSLIVDSVRSIAVGRSLDEYSAALKNDLLRVNAAVREETANRGVTMMGSTVVLLATRDLRGVCLWAGDSRLYRLRDGLLEGISRDHSYVQDLQDSGLLSEAEARVHPRANIVTRAIGVDAQLDLAMVELLLMPGDSYLLCSDGLNKTVEDHEIAEVLNHDEPGEIASSLVSLGLMRGAPDNITVIVVKVPS; from the coding sequence ATGCGTCCAAGCGCTGGAAAGACGTTCAAGTCTGCAAGCAAGAGCCATGTCGGTATGGTCCGCCAGGTGAATGAAGACGCTTGCCTGGACCTGCCGGAAAACGGCCTGTGGGTGGTCGCCGATGGCATGGGCGGGCACGCGGCGGGCGACTACGTCAGCAGTCTGATCGTCGACAGCGTGCGCAGCATTGCCGTGGGCCGATCGCTGGACGAATACTCCGCAGCGCTGAAAAACGACCTGCTGCGGGTCAACGCTGCTGTGCGCGAAGAAACCGCCAACCGTGGCGTGACCATGATGGGCAGCACTGTGGTGTTGCTGGCGACGCGTGACTTGCGCGGGGTGTGTCTGTGGGCGGGCGATAGCCGCTTGTATCGCCTGCGTGACGGCCTGCTCGAAGGCATCTCGCGGGACCACAGTTACGTTCAGGATTTGCAGGACAGCGGCTTGCTCAGCGAAGCCGAGGCCCGCGTGCATCCACGGGCCAATATCGTCACCCGCGCCATCGGGGTCGATGCGCAACTGGACTTGGCGATGGTTGAGCTGCTGTTGATGCCCGGCGACAGTTACCTGTTGTGCAGCGACGGGCTGAACAAGACCGTCGAGGACCATGAGATCGCCGAGGTACTGAACCACGACGAGCCCGGGGAAATCGCCAGCAGCCTGGTGTCCCTGGGCCTGATGCGCGGCGCTCCGGACAACATCACCGTCATCGTCGTGAAGGTGCCTTCATGA
- the tagF gene encoding type VI secretion system-associated protein TagF: MSTPGFYGKLASRGDFVSRGLPQSFIGPWDSWLAAGLLASQTSLGDRWLDAYLVSPLWRFMVGAGVCGPQAAVGVVMPSIDRVGRYFPLTVAVLLDHDADPASVVGSSDVWFEQVEQLLLSTLSVEASFEAFGAGLTTLGSPACLPRTPSSRFAGLHRFDATDPKARMTALAEQACEGASLWWGQGSERIAPALLRCQGLPVAADFAQFLLGQEGVV; this comes from the coding sequence ATGAGCACTCCGGGTTTCTATGGAAAGTTGGCCAGTCGCGGGGACTTTGTCAGCCGTGGCTTGCCGCAGAGTTTTATCGGCCCCTGGGATTCGTGGCTGGCGGCGGGTCTGCTCGCCAGCCAGACCAGCCTCGGGGACCGTTGGCTGGACGCCTATCTGGTCAGTCCGCTGTGGCGCTTTATGGTCGGGGCCGGTGTCTGTGGGCCGCAGGCCGCCGTTGGCGTGGTGATGCCGAGCATCGATCGAGTGGGCCGGTATTTTCCGCTGACCGTCGCGGTGCTGCTGGATCACGACGCTGACCCAGCGTCGGTGGTGGGCAGTTCGGATGTCTGGTTTGAACAGGTTGAGCAATTGCTGTTGAGCACGTTGAGCGTGGAGGCAAGCTTCGAAGCCTTCGGTGCAGGCCTTACGACGCTGGGCAGTCCGGCGTGCCTGCCACGCACGCCAAGCAGTCGTTTTGCCGGCCTGCATCGCTTTGATGCCACCGACCCAAAGGCGCGAATGACTGCGCTTGCCGAACAAGCCTGCGAAGGCGCCAGTCTGTGGTGGGGCCAGGGTTCGGAGCGTATCGCCCCCGCTTTATTGCGGTGTCAGGGACTGCCTGTCGCCGCCGATTTTGCGCAATTTTTGCTCGGCCAAGAAGGTGTTGTGTAG
- the tssM gene encoding type VI secretion system membrane subunit TssM, with protein sequence MKAFLSFIVRWVIPLLGLIALSLIIWFIGPLLEFLVPEGRRWALIILVFSVWIAYRVFRIIQARRQAAEVMRSLAAQTPPDPTSVATAQELETLRQRMDEALTLLKKAKLGGDERRNLYELPWYVIIGPPGSGKTTALVNSGLHFPLAAQLGAGAVRGVGGTRNCDWWFTDQAVLLDTAGRYTTQDSDATVDKAAWLGFLGLLKKQRARRPIDGAFIAISLSDLLLGSDAERAAHAAAIRLRIQELYTQLGVRFPIYLMLTKLDLVPGFMEYFDTLSKEERTQVWGMTFALDDGKSNDSPLAHLQSEFAGLEQRLNDRLVERLQQERDPARRELIYGFAQQFGALKDCLQSFLEGVFKPNAFEERVLLRGVYFTSGTQEGSPIDRLIGSMAQSMNLDRQHLARQNGTGRSYFIEKLFSAVAFAERGLVGVNPKVERRRKWITRGVLASTVALVLVVGTLWVVSYRANQAYIAQVDQKVVPLGQTVQNLSPAQRDVLAVLPLLNAVKHLAGDAPSWAEGLGLYQGDMLEAESGSVYRKLLIAVFAPRLLTRIEEQLHGGGNSDFLYEGLKAYLMLADSEHYDADFIKAWIALDWDRNLPRDLPSEQRMALAEHLQALFERHPPTARLDPRLIDDLRRQLQQLPVAQRVYDRVKRQKLPDGIPDFRISEAAGRDAALVFSRKSGKPLGEPLSGFFTAKGYRQGFLLTSLNQTGTLAEEQWVLGRDQAEQQNVASLAADVRRLYFQDYQRQWDALLADIDFVPITSVAQAADVLRVISGPTSPLKKLLVAVAKETDLQQEERLLAAKGAPVDGGVDKLKERLGTLLGHEQATQNAPVSSEDPITAHFAELNSIVSKNEGEPAVIDGLLADMNALYVQVSAMVGASGDALLGEAKNQAAAAATRVSLNAERQPALVQGLVKSVVNSTTNTMMGGVRNQLNAAWTSEVLNVYRQSLAGRYPMSPGSARDATLDDFGQFFGVGGVMDNYFRKYLQPYVDTSTQAWRWQPGAAQKLGIAPGVLQTFQRAATIRDAFFRSGGTQPMVRFELKPVAMDASITQFLLDLDGQQLSYDHGPSRPTAMQWPNAGSIGVVRISIMPPSASGRSGITLDGPWAWFRLLEQSDLTAGNSPDRFNLRLRVDGASASYELRANSAFNPFKSRVLSGFSLPERL encoded by the coding sequence GTGAAGGCGTTTTTGAGTTTTATCGTCCGCTGGGTCATTCCGTTGCTGGGGCTGATAGCCCTGAGCCTGATCATCTGGTTTATCGGGCCGCTGCTCGAATTCCTGGTGCCCGAAGGCCGGCGCTGGGCGCTGATCATTCTGGTGTTCTCGGTGTGGATCGCCTACCGGGTGTTTCGCATCATTCAGGCCCGCCGTCAGGCCGCCGAAGTCATGCGCAGCCTGGCGGCGCAAACCCCACCCGACCCGACCAGCGTCGCCACGGCGCAAGAGCTCGAAACCCTGCGTCAGCGCATGGACGAAGCCTTGACGCTGTTGAAGAAAGCCAAGCTGGGCGGTGATGAGCGTCGCAATCTCTACGAACTCCCTTGGTACGTGATCATCGGCCCGCCGGGTTCGGGCAAGACCACTGCGCTGGTCAATTCCGGACTGCATTTCCCGTTGGCGGCGCAGTTGGGCGCCGGGGCGGTACGCGGCGTCGGTGGCACGCGCAATTGCGATTGGTGGTTTACCGATCAGGCCGTACTGCTCGACACCGCCGGGCGCTATACCACCCAGGACAGTGATGCGACGGTGGATAAAGCTGCGTGGCTGGGCTTTCTCGGCCTGTTGAAAAAGCAGCGGGCCCGTCGTCCGATCGACGGCGCGTTTATCGCCATCAGCCTTTCCGATCTGCTGCTGGGCAGCGACGCCGAGCGCGCCGCTCATGCCGCCGCGATCCGCCTGCGTATCCAGGAGTTGTACACCCAACTGGGCGTGCGTTTTCCGATCTACCTGATGCTGACCAAACTCGATCTGGTGCCGGGGTTCATGGAGTATTTCGATACCCTGAGCAAGGAAGAGCGGACCCAGGTCTGGGGCATGACCTTTGCCCTGGATGACGGTAAAAGCAATGACAGCCCGCTGGCCCATCTGCAAAGCGAATTCGCCGGCCTGGAACAGCGCCTCAACGATCGTTTGGTGGAGCGTTTGCAACAGGAACGCGACCCGGCGCGGCGCGAGTTGATCTACGGCTTCGCGCAACAGTTCGGCGCGTTGAAGGATTGCCTGCAAAGCTTCCTTGAGGGCGTATTCAAACCCAACGCCTTTGAAGAGCGGGTGCTGTTGCGCGGGGTGTATTTCACCAGCGGTACCCAGGAAGGCAGCCCGATTGACCGGCTGATCGGCTCCATGGCCCAGAGCATGAACCTGGACCGCCAACATCTGGCGCGCCAGAACGGCACCGGGCGCAGTTACTTCATCGAAAAACTCTTCAGCGCTGTGGCTTTTGCCGAGCGTGGGCTGGTGGGGGTGAACCCGAAAGTCGAACGTCGGCGCAAGTGGATCACTCGGGGTGTGCTGGCCTCGACGGTGGCCCTGGTGCTGGTGGTCGGGACCTTGTGGGTGGTCAGCTACCGCGCCAACCAGGCGTATATCGCGCAAGTCGATCAGAAAGTCGTGCCCCTGGGCCAGACCGTGCAAAACCTCAGCCCGGCCCAGCGGGACGTGCTCGCCGTATTGCCGTTGCTCAACGCGGTGAAGCACCTGGCCGGCGACGCACCGAGCTGGGCCGAAGGCCTGGGCCTGTATCAGGGCGACATGCTTGAAGCCGAGTCCGGCAGCGTCTATCGCAAGCTGTTGATCGCGGTCTTTGCGCCACGCTTGCTCACGCGCATCGAAGAGCAACTGCATGGCGGCGGCAATTCGGACTTCCTTTATGAAGGTTTGAAGGCCTACCTGATGCTCGCCGACAGCGAGCATTACGATGCCGACTTCATCAAAGCGTGGATCGCCCTGGACTGGGACCGCAATCTGCCGCGCGACTTGCCGTCCGAGCAGCGTATGGCCCTGGCGGAGCACTTGCAGGCCCTGTTCGAGCGCCATCCGCCCACTGCACGTCTGGACCCGCGCCTGATCGACGACCTGCGTCGGCAACTGCAACAACTGCCGGTGGCCCAGCGTGTCTACGACCGGGTCAAGCGGCAGAAACTGCCGGACGGCATCCCGGACTTTCGTATCAGCGAAGCGGCCGGGCGCGATGCGGCGCTGGTGTTCAGCCGCAAGAGCGGCAAGCCGTTGGGCGAACCCTTGAGCGGCTTCTTCACCGCCAAGGGTTATCGCCAAGGGTTTTTGCTCACCAGCCTGAACCAGACCGGCACCCTGGCTGAGGAGCAGTGGGTGCTCGGTCGCGACCAGGCAGAACAGCAGAACGTCGCCAGCCTGGCCGCCGACGTGCGTCGCCTGTATTTCCAGGATTACCAGCGCCAATGGGACGCCTTGCTGGCTGATATCGACTTCGTGCCGATCACCAGCGTAGCCCAGGCCGCCGATGTGCTGAGGGTGATTTCCGGCCCGACCTCGCCGTTGAAAAAACTGCTGGTGGCGGTGGCGAAGGAAACCGACCTGCAACAGGAAGAACGCCTGCTGGCCGCCAAGGGTGCGCCGGTGGACGGCGGGGTCGACAAGCTCAAGGAGCGCCTGGGCACCTTGCTCGGCCATGAGCAGGCGACGCAAAACGCACCGGTGTCCAGCGAAGATCCCATCACCGCACATTTTGCTGAACTCAACAGCATCGTCAGCAAAAACGAAGGCGAGCCGGCGGTCATCGACGGCCTGCTGGCCGACATGAATGCGTTGTATGTGCAGGTCAGCGCCATGGTCGGCGCCAGCGGCGACGCCTTGCTTGGCGAAGCCAAGAACCAGGCCGCAGCGGCCGCGACACGGGTCAGCCTCAACGCCGAGCGTCAACCGGCGTTGGTGCAAGGGCTGGTCAAGTCGGTGGTCAACTCCACCACCAACACCATGATGGGCGGGGTACGCAATCAACTGAACGCGGCCTGGACCAGCGAAGTGCTGAACGTCTATCGCCAATCCCTGGCCGGGCGTTATCCGATGTCGCCAGGCAGTGCGCGAGACGCGACTCTCGACGACTTCGGCCAGTTCTTCGGCGTGGGCGGGGTGATGGACAACTACTTCCGCAAGTACCTGCAGCCGTATGTGGATACCTCGACCCAGGCCTGGCGCTGGCAACCGGGCGCCGCGCAGAAGCTCGGCATCGCCCCGGGCGTGCTGCAAACCTTCCAGCGGGCAGCGACCATCCGGGATGCATTTTTCCGTTCCGGCGGCACCCAGCCGATGGTGCGCTTCGAACTCAAACCCGTGGCGATGGACGCCAGCATCACCCAGTTTTTACTTGACCTCGATGGCCAGCAATTGAGCTACGACCACGGCCCGAGCCGTCCGACCGCCATGCAATGGCCCAACGCCGGCAGCATCGGCGTGGTGCGGATCTCGATCATGCCGCCCTCGGCCAGTGGTCGGTCCGGCATCACCCTGGATGGCCCCTGGGCCTGGTTCCGTCTGTTGGAGCAATCAGACTTGACCGCCGGCAACTCGCCGGATCGCTTCAACCTGCGGCTGCGGGTCGACGGCGCCAGCGCCTCTTACGAGCTGCGGGCCAACAGCGCCTTCAACCCGTTCAAGAGCCGTGTGCTTAGTGGTTTCAGCCTGCCGGAGCGGTTATGA
- a CDS encoding DotU family type VI secretion system protein — translation MNNDDRTQFMPTPGGRGADPGRPDTGRAQSTPLSMPAAPVLTGKAEGLNPLESAAGPLLALMSRLRNTIAHPAPASLRAQLLAYLRQFEERAEAAGVVRNDVLLARYALCTALDEAVLSTPWGGSSDWGKQSLLITVHNEAKGGEKVFQLLEHCLQSPRERLYLLELLYLCMCLGFEGRYRVINDGRSQLEALRERTSAVIRSARGDYERELSPHWRGVAVARDRLTQFMPPWIAVAIGVALLLALLFGLRLKLAADAEPVFKNIHALGEIPVQAIDRPVVQPKLIERPRLAGFLADEIKAGRVAVEDAVDRSVVTIRGDELFASGSASIVDNFQPLMLRIAEAIRMVKGQVRVTGHSDNRPIATLRFPSNWALSEARATSVLQILSAKTGQPERFSAEGRSDTEPLASNATTEGRARNRRVEITVLAEGVE, via the coding sequence ATGAACAACGACGATCGTACCCAGTTCATGCCGACACCCGGTGGCCGTGGCGCCGACCCGGGCCGCCCGGATACTGGTCGCGCCCAGTCCACGCCGCTTTCGATGCCGGCCGCGCCGGTGTTGACCGGTAAAGCTGAAGGTCTCAACCCTCTGGAGAGCGCCGCGGGCCCGCTGCTGGCTTTGATGAGCCGCTTGCGCAACACCATTGCCCACCCGGCGCCGGCGAGCCTGCGGGCGCAATTACTGGCCTACCTGCGCCAGTTCGAGGAACGCGCCGAGGCCGCCGGTGTGGTGCGCAACGATGTGTTGCTGGCCCGTTACGCCCTGTGCACTGCGCTGGATGAAGCGGTGTTGAGTACGCCGTGGGGCGGCAGCAGCGACTGGGGCAAGCAAAGTTTGCTGATCACCGTGCACAACGAAGCCAAGGGTGGCGAGAAGGTGTTCCAGCTCTTGGAGCATTGCCTGCAAAGCCCCCGCGAACGGTTGTATCTGCTGGAGCTGTTGTACCTGTGCATGTGTCTGGGTTTCGAAGGGCGTTATCGGGTCATCAACGACGGTCGCAGCCAACTGGAGGCCTTGCGTGAACGCACCAGTGCGGTCATCCGCAGCGCCCGTGGCGACTATGAGCGTGAACTGTCGCCCCATTGGCGCGGCGTCGCCGTAGCCCGCGACCGGCTGACGCAATTCATGCCGCCATGGATCGCCGTGGCCATCGGCGTGGCATTGCTGCTGGCACTGCTGTTCGGCCTGCGCTTGAAACTGGCCGCCGATGCCGAGCCGGTGTTTAAAAATATCCATGCCCTGGGCGAGATCCCGGTGCAGGCGATCGACCGCCCGGTGGTGCAACCGAAACTGATCGAGCGCCCCCGTCTGGCGGGCTTCCTTGCCGATGAAATCAAGGCCGGTCGGGTGGCTGTGGAAGATGCCGTTGATCGTTCCGTGGTGACCATCCGTGGCGATGAGCTGTTCGCTTCGGGCAGCGCCAGCATCGTCGACAATTTCCAGCCGCTGATGCTGCGCATCGCCGAGGCCATTCGCATGGTCAAGGGCCAGGTCCGGGTGACCGGGCACAGTGACAATCGCCCGATTGCCACCCTGCGGTTTCCATCGAACTGGGCCTTGTCCGAGGCACGGGCGACTTCGGTGCTGCAAATCCTTTCGGCCAAGACCGGCCAGCCCGAGCGCTTCAGCGCCGAAGGCCGCAGCGACACCGAACCGTTGGCCTCGAACGCTACGACAGAGGGCCGCGCACGCAATCGTCGGGTCGAAATCACAGTATTGGCGGAGGGGGTCGAGTGA
- the tssK gene encoding type VI secretion system baseplate subunit TssK, translating to MSWNNRVVWSEGMFIGTQHFQQHDRYLENLIDARSRPLSAGAWGFSELLIDQGLLAQGKLAIISARGLLPDGTPFNIPQDDLAPSPLNVDADLRDGLVYLALPLKRAGARDTVDEGEPPGAARYVSQVREVRDDNAPFENRAPVAVASRALRLLIAEDGISDYAAIGLVRIKEKRADRALVLDDTYIPPLMDVSASKPLAAFRSELLGLLHQRGEALAGRVVASGAGGASEIADFMLLQLVNRAQPLIQHLSQLSPLHPERFYSELVSLAGEFSTFTASGRRPQENPQYQHDNLALSFAPVMQALREALSMLIDSKATPIPIVEKAYGIHVAMLADKALLDSASFILVVRADVPAETLRSHFGQQSKVGSVEHIRNLVNLQLPGIGLLPLPVAPRQIPYHAGSTYYELDRGSEHWQQLANSGGFAFYIAGQFPGLNLAFWAIRG from the coding sequence ATGTCCTGGAACAATCGCGTGGTCTGGTCGGAAGGCATGTTCATTGGAACGCAGCACTTCCAGCAGCATGACCGTTATCTGGAAAACCTCATCGACGCCCGAAGCCGCCCGTTGTCGGCCGGCGCCTGGGGTTTTTCCGAATTGCTGATTGATCAGGGTCTGTTGGCCCAGGGCAAACTGGCAATCATCTCGGCGCGGGGCCTGTTGCCGGACGGCACGCCATTCAACATTCCTCAGGATGACCTGGCGCCGAGCCCGCTGAATGTCGATGCCGACCTGCGCGATGGCCTGGTGTACCTGGCCTTGCCGCTCAAGCGTGCCGGAGCGCGTGACACCGTTGATGAAGGCGAACCCCCGGGCGCTGCGCGCTACGTGAGCCAGGTGCGCGAAGTACGGGACGACAACGCGCCGTTTGAAAACCGTGCGCCGGTGGCAGTGGCTTCCAGGGCGCTGCGATTGTTGATTGCCGAGGATGGCATCAGCGACTACGCCGCCATCGGCCTGGTGCGAATCAAAGAGAAGCGCGCCGACCGCGCCCTGGTGCTCGACGACACTTACATCCCACCGCTGATGGATGTATCCGCCTCCAAACCCCTGGCCGCGTTTCGCAGCGAACTGCTGGGCCTGCTTCATCAACGCGGCGAAGCCCTCGCCGGGCGGGTGGTCGCTTCCGGTGCCGGCGGTGCCTCGGAAATTGCCGACTTCATGCTGCTGCAACTGGTCAACCGCGCTCAGCCGTTGATCCAGCATTTGAGCCAGTTGAGCCCGTTGCACCCCGAGCGGTTCTACAGCGAGTTGGTGAGCCTGGCCGGTGAGTTTTCGACCTTCACCGCTTCCGGGCGGCGACCGCAGGAAAACCCGCAGTACCAGCACGACAACCTGGCGCTGAGTTTTGCGCCGGTGATGCAAGCCCTGCGCGAGGCGCTGTCGATGCTGATCGACAGTAAGGCCACGCCGATTCCGATCGTCGAAAAAGCCTACGGCATTCATGTGGCAATGCTGGCTGACAAGGCCCTGCTCGACAGCGCCAGTTTCATCCTGGTGGTGCGCGCCGACGTGCCTGCCGAGACCCTGCGCAGCCACTTCGGCCAACAGAGCAAGGTCGGCTCGGTGGAGCACATCCGCAACCTGGTCAACCTGCAATTGCCGGGCATCGGCCTGCTGCCGCTGCCGGTGGCGCCACGGCAGATCCCGTATCACGCAGGCTCCACCTATTACGAACTCGACCGGGGCAGCGAGCATTGGCAGCAACTGGCCAACTCCGGAGGATTTGCGTTCTACATCGCGGGGCAATTCCCGGGGCTGAACCTGGCTTTCTGGGCGATCCGAGGATAA
- the tssJ gene encoding type VI secretion system lipoprotein TssJ, translating to MIHRFLLAVATALLLTACAKDTAKPQPEVAEAEADTAAVELHFHAIAGLNPGSTGQPAPVRVRIFELKNAATFGRSDYFALAERAQATLGADLLDQDEVLVEPGQQLSLQRDLDPATRHIGVLVGYRELDQAQWRTVLNVPPRQYTEYQISLDVRAVRSAVVVPPSSPAQ from the coding sequence ATGATTCACAGGTTTTTACTCGCAGTTGCCACCGCGCTTCTGCTGACCGCGTGTGCGAAGGATACGGCCAAACCCCAGCCCGAAGTGGCTGAGGCCGAGGCCGACACCGCCGCCGTCGAGTTGCACTTCCACGCCATCGCCGGGCTCAACCCCGGTAGCACCGGCCAGCCGGCCCCGGTCCGGGTGCGCATTTTCGAATTGAAAAATGCCGCCACCTTCGGCCGTTCCGATTATTTCGCCCTGGCCGAACGGGCCCAGGCGACGCTCGGCGCTGATTTGCTCGACCAGGACGAAGTGCTGGTCGAGCCCGGCCAGCAATTGAGCTTGCAACGCGACCTCGACCCAGCCACCCGCCACATCGGTGTGCTGGTGGGGTATCGCGAACTGGATCAGGCGCAGTGGCGCACGGTGTTGAATGTCCCGCCGCGCCAATACACCGAATACCAGATCAGCCTCGATGTGCGCGCCGTGCGCAGCGCCGTCGTTGTTCCCCCATCCAGCCCTGCCCAATAA
- the tagH gene encoding type VI secretion system-associated FHA domain protein TagH: MSLCLTITSYHKITPGQCSEKSMDRGMMAIGRNSDNDWVLPDPQRLISGKHCVIQYKDGRYYLTDNSTNGVELVKAGIRLRKGNSEPLQDGEVIRIGDYDIQVRIDFSLPVTDSNPFADSSNSFEALMGHQGAAANTPTSLPITPPAHFQGGSAMDTVSDLFDFLSPTSIPPATQPDHVPAEQHDFRPPTPIPSPTPVAVPVPLASASVIPEDWDLFSDKSAPVAVAPLPVAPLPVAEVTPSPAPQISTPIAPAPLHEPPVAIVEREVNPVSPADNAQPDLLQAFLRGAGLDQLRLDKAQAEAQMESIGRSYRLMVEGLIDVLRARSSLKGEFRIQQTMIQPVENNPLKFAPNVDEAMLLLLRHSSQAFMAPDLAVRDSFDDLRAHQLAVMAGVEAAIKHLLARFEPAQLEERMGKPGGLSSLFNGSRQAQYWQQFTELYSKISREAQEDFQDLFGREFSRAYEEHSTRPRRG; this comes from the coding sequence ATGTCGCTGTGTTTGACTATCACTAGTTATCACAAGATTACCCCAGGTCAGTGCTCTGAAAAATCCATGGACCGGGGCATGATGGCAATTGGCCGCAATTCTGATAATGACTGGGTATTGCCTGACCCTCAGCGCCTTATTTCCGGCAAACATTGCGTTATTCAATACAAAGATGGCCGCTACTATTTAACCGATAACAGCACTAATGGTGTGGAATTGGTCAAGGCCGGCATTCGTCTGCGCAAGGGAAACAGCGAGCCGTTGCAGGATGGCGAAGTTATCCGTATCGGTGATTATGACATCCAGGTGCGCATTGATTTCAGTCTGCCGGTGACTGACAGCAACCCCTTTGCCGATTCGTCCAACAGCTTCGAGGCCCTGATGGGGCACCAGGGCGCTGCTGCGAATACGCCGACGTCGTTGCCCATAACACCGCCCGCACATTTCCAGGGCGGGTCGGCCATGGACACAGTGTCGGACCTTTTCGACTTCCTGTCCCCGACCAGCATCCCGCCTGCCACCCAGCCCGACCATGTTCCGGCCGAGCAGCATGACTTCCGCCCACCGACCCCGATTCCCAGCCCAACGCCCGTGGCAGTGCCTGTACCGTTGGCGTCGGCCTCGGTGATTCCGGAAGATTGGGACCTGTTCAGCGATAAGTCTGCGCCGGTTGCGGTTGCCCCGCTGCCTGTCGCCCCCTTGCCTGTTGCAGAGGTTACGCCGTCACCCGCGCCTCAAATCAGCACACCGATCGCGCCGGCACCCCTGCATGAACCGCCCGTGGCCATCGTCGAACGCGAGGTCAATCCGGTCAGCCCGGCCGACAATGCTCAACCCGACCTGTTGCAAGCCTTCCTGCGCGGCGCAGGTCTGGATCAGTTGCGCCTGGACAAGGCCCAGGCCGAAGCGCAGATGGAAAGCATCGGCCGCAGTTATCGGCTGATGGTCGAAGGCCTGATCGATGTCTTGCGCGCCCGCAGTAGCCTCAAGGGCGAGTTCCGCATTCAGCAGACGATGATTCAACCCGTGGAAAACAACCCGCTGAAATTCGCTCCCAACGTCGATGAAGCCATGCTGTTGCTGCTGCGCCACAGCAGTCAGGCGTTCATGGCGCCGGACCTGGCGGTGCGCGATAGCTTCGACGACTTGCGTGCCCACCAATTGGCGGTGATGGCCGGTGTGGAAGCAGCGATCAAGCATCTGCTGGCGCGCTTCGAGCCGGCGCAACTGGAAGAGCGCATGGGCAAGCCCGGTGGCCTGTCGAGCCTTTTCAATGGCTCGCGACAGGCCCAGTACTGGCAGCAGTTCACCGAGCTCTACAGCAAGATTTCCCGCGAGGCCCAAGAGGATTTCCAGGACCTGTTCGGTCGGGAATTCAGCCGCGCCTACGAAGAGCACAGTACAAGGCCGCGCCGCGGCTGA
- the tssA gene encoding type VI secretion system protein TssA encodes MEVPSLLAAVSETSPCGEDLEYDQAFLRLERDSRGQPERSMGDSILPAEPPEWSSIQQQSLELLQRSKDLRITHFLLQSSLALEGVTGLARVLTLIGELLKQYWADLHPRLDADDDNDPTVRINALAGLTSDTTIRLLRESILARSRTFGPVSLRAAANASGLQSFPDESLGSEQLAGAFLGSDPEQLEITRAALHEARNAAETIEQQVSEYVGSAQGVDLGPLKQPIKMALQILSQFAPQSGDGPLPDAISDDSAAPVEYATAPSAPRSTGTGEINNRDDVLRSLDRILAYYTRQEPSSPLPVLLNRAKNLVHADFAAIVRNLIPDGMSQFENLRGPDSE; translated from the coding sequence GTGGAAGTACCTTCGCTGCTCGCCGCCGTTTCCGAGACTTCGCCTTGCGGTGAAGATCTGGAATATGACCAGGCATTTTTGCGCCTGGAACGCGACTCCCGCGGCCAGCCCGAGCGCAGCATGGGCGATTCGATATTGCCTGCCGAACCCCCTGAATGGAGCAGCATCCAGCAGCAAAGCCTGGAGTTGTTGCAACGCAGTAAAGACCTGCGTATCACCCATTTCCTTTTGCAAAGCTCCCTTGCCCTCGAAGGCGTCACGGGCCTGGCCCGCGTCCTGACGCTGATCGGCGAATTACTCAAGCAATACTGGGCCGATCTGCATCCGCGACTGGATGCCGATGACGACAACGATCCTACCGTGCGCATCAATGCCCTTGCCGGCCTGACGTCGGACACCACCATCCGCCTGCTGCGCGAAAGCATCCTGGCCCGCTCGCGTACCTTTGGCCCTGTCAGCCTGCGCGCCGCCGCCAATGCCAGCGGCCTGCAAAGCTTCCCTGACGAAAGCCTCGGCTCCGAGCAGCTCGCCGGGGCGTTCCTCGGCAGCGATCCCGAGCAACTGGAAATCACCCGCGCTGCCTTGCACGAGGCTCGCAATGCCGCCGAGACCATTGAGCAACAGGTTAGCGAATACGTCGGTTCCGCCCAGGGCGTTGACCTTGGCCCGCTGAAACAGCCGATCAAAATGGCCCTGCAGATCCTCAGTCAGTTCGCCCCCCAGAGCGGCGACGGCCCCCTGCCCGATGCCATTAGCGACGACAGCGCCGCGCCAGTTGAATACGCCACCGCACCGAGTGCACCGCGCAGTACCGGCACTGGCGAAATCAACAACCGCGACGACGTGCTGCGCAGCCTGGACCGGATTCTTGCGTACTACACGCGTCAAGAGCCTTCCAGCCCGCTGCCGGTGCTGCTGAACCGGGCAAAGAATCTGGTGCACGCCGACTTTGCGGCCATCGTGCGCAATTTGATTCCCGACGGCATGAGCCAATTTGAAAACCTGCGCGGACCAGACAGCGAATAA